One window of Candidatus Desulfatibia profunda genomic DNA carries:
- a CDS encoding 30S ribosomal protein S1, which translates to MQADTSADNTSSKAVRDLGESADKVQATANVSKKDQSKADAAQEVEATADRAKGAQEAPDNMESLLDMYEESFKRFAEGEVVTGKIISVDKDHVLVDIGYKSEGQIRISEFIDENGNLNAKVGDPVDVMVEWWDDEEERVVLSKEKAAKVKVWEDIKKSYDEDGKVKGVIVNRVKGGFSVDIGVQAFLPGSQADLRPIRNLDEMVGKTYTFKILKYNRKRSNIVLSRRAILEEERENKRTETLSSVHEGKVVQGIVKNITEYGVFVDLGGVDGLLHITDISWGRVKHPSELFSVGDEITVKILNLDVERERVSLGMKQLTPDPWSIATEKYPLGSRVSGKVVSLTDYGAFVELEEGIEGLIHVSEMSWTRKIRHPSKVVSVGEVVEAVVLDIRPENRRISLGMKQVVPNPWDVISEMYPVGTTIEGKIKNITDFGIFIGIDEGIDGLVHISDISWTKRIKHPSELYKKGEVIQAIVLDIEKEHERFSLGIKQLQTDPWTTVSERYEVGKEITGTVTNLTDFGVFVELEEGIEGLIHVSEISKEKVKTPVGKFNIGDVITARVMNINSEERRIGLSIKRLEIEDEQSLLSEYVSNMKPATSTFGEILRENLQKKLNEE; encoded by the coding sequence ATGCAAGCAGATACATCCGCCGATAATACGTCATCGAAAGCAGTGCGAGATCTGGGTGAGAGTGCTGATAAGGTCCAGGCAACAGCTAACGTTTCAAAGAAAGACCAGTCAAAAGCCGATGCTGCCCAAGAAGTTGAGGCCACGGCTGATCGTGCCAAAGGGGCTCAAGAAGCCCCTGACAACATGGAAAGTTTGCTGGACATGTATGAGGAAAGCTTCAAGCGATTTGCAGAAGGGGAGGTTGTCACCGGCAAGATCATTTCGGTGGACAAGGATCACGTCCTTGTTGATATCGGATATAAATCAGAGGGTCAAATTCGGATTAGTGAATTCATCGATGAAAATGGCAATTTGAATGCCAAGGTCGGCGACCCGGTAGATGTTATGGTCGAATGGTGGGATGACGAGGAAGAACGTGTCGTCCTTTCAAAAGAAAAAGCCGCCAAGGTCAAGGTATGGGAAGATATCAAGAAATCATACGATGAAGATGGAAAGGTCAAGGGCGTTATTGTAAATCGTGTCAAGGGTGGATTTTCAGTGGATATCGGGGTTCAGGCTTTCTTGCCGGGTTCACAGGCGGACTTGCGGCCGATTCGCAACCTTGACGAGATGGTCGGCAAAACATACACTTTTAAAATCTTAAAATATAATCGAAAACGCAGCAATATCGTTTTATCCAGACGGGCTATCCTTGAAGAGGAACGCGAAAACAAGCGGACGGAAACATTGTCTTCTGTTCATGAGGGCAAAGTTGTTCAGGGTATTGTTAAAAATATTACTGAGTACGGTGTCTTTGTTGATCTGGGCGGCGTGGACGGCCTGCTCCATATTACAGACATTTCATGGGGCCGGGTTAAACATCCTTCGGAACTCTTTTCGGTCGGCGATGAGATAACCGTAAAGATTCTGAATCTTGATGTCGAAAGAGAAAGAGTTTCTTTGGGCATGAAACAACTGACCCCGGATCCCTGGTCGATTGCCACCGAAAAATATCCGCTAGGCTCCCGCGTCAGCGGCAAGGTTGTAAGCCTTACGGACTATGGTGCCTTTGTGGAACTGGAAGAGGGGATCGAAGGGTTGATCCATGTCTCGGAAATGTCCTGGACCCGAAAGATTCGGCATCCTTCCAAAGTCGTCTCGGTCGGAGAGGTGGTTGAAGCGGTTGTTCTTGACATCCGACCTGAAAACAGACGTATATCTCTCGGTATGAAGCAGGTGGTCCCAAATCCGTGGGACGTTATCAGCGAAATGTATCCGGTCGGTACGACCATAGAGGGAAAAATCAAAAATATTACCGACTTCGGCATTTTTATCGGTATAGACGAAGGTATCGACGGTCTTGTACATATTTCGGATATCTCCTGGACAAAACGGATAAAGCATCCTTCGGAGTTGTATAAAAAAGGTGAGGTGATACAGGCGATTGTTCTTGATATTGAAAAGGAACACGAAAGGTTTTCACTGGGGATAAAACAATTGCAGACAGATCCCTGGACAACTGTGAGCGAGCGTTATGAAGTCGGCAAAGAGATAACCGGTACGGTGACAAACCTGACCGATTTCGGTGTTTTTGTTGAACTGGAGGAGGGCATCGAAGGTCTTATACATGTATCCGAAATCAGTAAGGAAAAGGTAAAAACCCCTGTCGGGAAGTTTAACATTGGAGACGTCATTACCGCCAGGGTCATGAATATCAACAGCGAGGAAAGGCGGATCGGCCTTTCAATTAAACGGCTTGAAATTGAAGATGAGCAGAGCTTGCTGAGCGAATATGTCAGCAATATGAAGCCTGCAACTTCAACTTTTGGGGAAATTTTAAGAGAGAATCTACAGAAAAAGTTAAACGAGGAATAG
- the sppA gene encoding signal peptide peptidase SppA — protein sequence MFSRRHPYLFFILIFTSVIAVAMIGMSLLFVLGARTSDFEFGEKVGIIEINGIIADAQKAIHNLKRFREDDSIKAIVVRIDSPGGAVGPSQEIFREIRKTSNKKKVIASMGAIAASGGYYVAAGTDGIVANPGTITGSIGVIMGFTNYQELLQKIGLVPIVVKSGEFKDMGSPVRSMTAEEHKILKSFAEKIHRQFIMDIVEGRKLDRAKVESLADGRIFTGEESKDLGLVDRLGNLEDAIEWAGRLGGIKGKISAVYAREKKFSLLKYLSDSSVKGLFNQIFRPYLTADYLYRPE from the coding sequence ATGTTTTCCCGCAGACATCCTTATCTTTTTTTTATTCTGATCTTCACATCTGTCATAGCAGTTGCAATGATAGGAATGTCCCTGTTGTTTGTATTGGGTGCCAGGACTTCTGATTTTGAATTTGGAGAAAAAGTCGGCATTATTGAGATCAACGGCATTATTGCAGATGCCCAAAAAGCCATCCATAACCTTAAGCGCTTCCGGGAGGATGATTCTATCAAGGCGATTGTCGTTCGGATCGATTCGCCGGGGGGTGCTGTGGGGCCTTCTCAGGAGATTTTCAGGGAGATTCGCAAAACATCCAACAAAAAGAAAGTGATCGCTTCCATGGGTGCCATTGCAGCTTCCGGAGGGTATTATGTTGCCGCCGGAACCGACGGGATTGTTGCCAATCCCGGTACAATAACGGGAAGCATCGGCGTTATTATGGGATTTACCAATTATCAGGAGCTGTTACAAAAAATCGGACTGGTTCCCATTGTGGTAAAAAGTGGAGAATTCAAGGATATGGGATCACCGGTCCGCAGTATGACGGCAGAAGAACACAAGATCCTCAAAAGTTTTGCCGAGAAAATCCACAGACAATTTATCATGGATATTGTCGAAGGTCGCAAACTGGATCGGGCTAAAGTCGAATCGCTGGCGGATGGTCGTATTTTTACAGGAGAAGAGTCCAAAGATCTGGGCCTGGTTGACCGCCTCGGTAATCTTGAAGACGCCATCGAATGGGCCGGCCGCTTGGGCGGCATCAAAGGGAAAATTTCCGCGGTGTATGCCCGCGAAAAGAAGTTTTCCCTGTTGAAATACCTTTCGGATTCATCCGTAAAAGGGTTGTTCAATCAGATCTTTCGGCCCTATTTGACGGCGGATTATCTGTATCGCCCGGAATAG
- a CDS encoding histidinol-phosphate transaminase — translation MKLSIPDNILAIKPYTPGKPLEELAREYGIDRSIKLASNENPLGPSPLAMKAIRGAIAKLNRYPDGSGHDLIQKISEHLSDHLKVSPRNIVLGNGSDEIIGMLACALLRPGDEVILPQPSFLMYEIMVRCADARPVFVPLKSLCIDLEGMQAKITSATRMVFLCNPHNPTGTVIYKQDFETFLESMPPEVVVMVDEAYFEFIRDQKTCASGIEYLDEARPLVTLRTFSKAYGLAGLRIGYGIMPEKIAGLLHRVRQPFNANSLAQIGAGAALDDKAFLKKTLKLTHAGLDYLYAALDRLGVSYFPTRANFFLIDVEKDADEVFESMLRHGVIVRSMKSYDYPHYIRINVGLAEENARFIEVLEKVL, via the coding sequence ATGAAACTATCGATTCCCGACAACATTTTAGCGATAAAGCCGTATACACCCGGAAAGCCTCTGGAGGAACTTGCGCGGGAATATGGTATTGATCGCTCCATTAAGCTGGCTTCCAACGAAAATCCTCTGGGGCCGTCTCCTCTGGCGATGAAAGCGATCCGGGGCGCGATCGCTAAACTCAACCGCTATCCTGATGGCAGCGGTCATGATCTTATTCAAAAAATTTCAGAGCATCTATCAGACCATCTAAAGGTGTCACCCAGGAATATTGTTTTAGGAAACGGCTCCGATGAGATTATCGGTATGCTTGCCTGTGCACTGCTGCGACCGGGTGATGAAGTGATTTTGCCGCAACCTTCGTTTCTTATGTACGAAATCATGGTTCGTTGTGCCGACGCAAGACCCGTATTCGTTCCCTTGAAGTCTCTTTGCATTGATTTGGAAGGGATGCAGGCCAAAATCACATCCGCAACCCGCATGGTTTTTTTGTGCAATCCCCATAATCCCACGGGAACCGTTATCTATAAACAGGATTTTGAAACTTTTTTGGAAAGCATGCCGCCTGAAGTCGTTGTTATGGTGGATGAGGCCTATTTTGAATTTATCAGGGATCAAAAAACATGTGCAAGCGGCATCGAATATCTTGATGAAGCCAGACCATTGGTTACCCTTCGCACGTTTTCAAAAGCATATGGTCTGGCAGGGCTTCGAATCGGCTACGGTATCATGCCTGAAAAAATTGCCGGCTTGCTGCACAGGGTCAGACAACCTTTTAATGCAAACTCTCTGGCTCAGATCGGCGCTGGAGCAGCGCTGGATGATAAAGCCTTCTTAAAAAAGACCTTAAAGCTCACGCATGCAGGTCTCGATTATTTGTATGCTGCGCTGGACAGGCTGGGAGTGAGCTATTTTCCGACACGAGCGAACTTTTTCCTCATCGACGTTGAAAAAGACGCTGATGAAGTTTTTGAGAGCATGCTCAGACATGGCGTCATTGTACGGTCGATGAAATCATATGACTACCCTCATTATATCAGGATTAACGTAGGTCTTGCCGAGGAAAACGCTCGTTTTATCGAAGTGCTTGAGAAAGTCCTTTAG
- a CDS encoding DNA polymerase III subunit alpha — translation MTDSAPSFVHLHVHTEYSLLDGAIRIDPLLKRARDSGMEAVAITDHGTMFGALEFYEKAVKAGIKPIMGCECYLAPRRLSDKTVLDNKGLTHLILLAENREGYRNLCRLVSIAQLEGFYYRPRIDKEVLKQHSKGLIGLSACLHGEIPKLIQENKIDQADEAARAYLRIFGEGNFFLEVQSNGIQMQEQVNQALLDMSTRLSIPLVASNDCHYLDKKDVRAHDVLLCIQTGKTVHDTERLKFRTDQLYFKSSAEMQAAFKNYPNALENTVDIAKRCNIDFDFDTYHFPRFETSAGQKLDVLFEDSVRQGLQKKLEQIKAKNPQLNEKPYIDRIENEIAVINSMDFAGYFLIVADFIRYAKEHNIPVGPGRGSAAGSLVAYSLGITGLDPIEHGLIFERFLNPARKSMPDIDVDFCMKGREEVFKYVVDKYGGGEYVAQIITFGKLKTRAVIRDVGRALDIPLYEVDAIAKMVPDVLNISLDEALQQEPRLRDLAKEKPEVADLINICRVLEGLPRHASTHAAGVVIADRPLVEYLPLYKGKKDEVVTQFDMKCVEKIGLVKFDFLGLRNLTVIADTLVLIAAQDGSPPDLSTLELNDPDTYRLLASGNTTGVFQLESSGMKDLLVRLRPEFFDDVIALVALYRPGPLDSGMVDDFVERKHGKRSVEYLVPQLEPILKETYGVIVYQEQVMKIASDLANYSMAEADDLRKAMGKKIPEIMAEHRERFMQGAVENGISSDKAGKIFYLMEKFGGYGFNKSHSAAYALIAYQTAYLKAHFPVEFMASLLTSEMHSTDGVVKYIAECRSQGIEILPPDINESGKEFIVSGSKIRFGLVAVKNVGESAIDYIVEARKEGKFSTLFEFCERVDLKKVNKRVIESLIKCGAFDSTGQYRSRILASLEDSLDYGQRIQRERSDPQMGLFDMEGSRPVVNFPLVPEIDEWDENQMLAFEKESLGFYITGHPLSRYEDVLEKFTNANSTALQERNDGEIIRIGGIVRNTKTIKTKKGDLMAFVVIEDLHGSVEATVFSSVYVKVYDLLIDDNPIIVQGPLQKDENSVKILADTIIPMEKAEETWSASIHFKLDIAKTDKASLVRLHEIFKRHPGACQGYLHLLSPGKTETIVALSDALKLRAGLPLTNEVHGLLGYHAVETVCSPVASAVKT, via the coding sequence ATGACAGATTCTGCACCCAGCTTTGTTCACCTTCATGTTCATACCGAGTACAGCCTTCTGGACGGCGCCATCCGGATCGATCCCCTTTTAAAGCGTGCCCGTGATTCCGGCATGGAAGCCGTGGCCATTACCGATCACGGCACCATGTTTGGCGCCCTGGAGTTTTATGAAAAAGCCGTCAAGGCCGGCATCAAACCGATCATGGGGTGCGAATGTTACCTGGCCCCCCGTCGTCTTTCAGATAAAACCGTTTTGGACAATAAAGGGCTGACCCACCTGATTCTTCTGGCTGAAAACCGGGAGGGGTACCGCAACCTGTGCCGCCTGGTATCCATTGCCCAACTCGAAGGATTTTATTACAGGCCCCGCATCGATAAGGAGGTTCTCAAACAGCACAGCAAAGGCCTTATCGGTCTGTCCGCATGCCTGCATGGTGAAATTCCCAAACTTATTCAGGAAAACAAAATAGACCAGGCTGATGAAGCGGCGCGCGCATATCTTAGGATCTTTGGTGAGGGCAATTTTTTTTTAGAGGTTCAAAGCAACGGTATCCAAATGCAGGAGCAGGTGAATCAGGCCCTGTTGGATATGAGCACGAGGCTTTCCATCCCTCTGGTTGCTTCCAATGACTGCCATTATTTGGACAAAAAAGATGTTCGTGCCCACGACGTACTCTTGTGTATCCAGACCGGCAAGACCGTTCATGACACCGAGCGATTAAAGTTTAGAACCGACCAGCTCTATTTCAAATCAAGCGCCGAGATGCAGGCCGCTTTCAAGAACTATCCAAATGCGCTTGAAAACACCGTGGATATTGCCAAACGGTGCAATATTGATTTCGATTTTGATACTTATCATTTTCCCAGGTTTGAAACATCTGCCGGACAGAAGCTGGATGTGCTCTTTGAAGACAGTGTCAGGCAGGGGTTACAGAAAAAATTGGAGCAGATAAAGGCAAAGAACCCCCAGCTCAATGAAAAGCCTTACATCGATCGTATCGAGAATGAGATCGCCGTGATCAACTCCATGGATTTTGCGGGTTATTTTCTGATTGTGGCCGATTTTATTCGCTATGCCAAAGAACACAACATTCCGGTGGGACCCGGCAGGGGTTCGGCCGCAGGGAGCCTTGTGGCCTATTCACTTGGAATTACGGGTTTGGATCCGATCGAACATGGTCTGATTTTCGAACGCTTCCTTAACCCCGCCCGCAAAAGCATGCCGGATATCGATGTTGATTTTTGCATGAAAGGCAGGGAAGAAGTCTTTAAGTACGTGGTAGATAAATACGGCGGCGGCGAGTACGTTGCCCAGATTATCACCTTCGGAAAACTTAAAACCCGGGCCGTCATTCGTGATGTGGGCCGGGCTTTGGATATTCCCCTTTACGAGGTGGATGCCATCGCCAAAATGGTTCCGGATGTATTGAACATCAGCCTTGACGAAGCTTTGCAGCAGGAACCCAGACTCAGAGATCTTGCCAAAGAGAAACCTGAAGTCGCCGATCTGATAAATATCTGCCGCGTGCTTGAAGGGCTCCCGCGGCATGCCTCAACCCATGCTGCCGGTGTTGTGATTGCCGACCGGCCCCTGGTGGAGTACCTGCCCTTATATAAAGGCAAGAAAGACGAGGTGGTGACCCAGTTCGACATGAAATGTGTCGAAAAAATCGGGCTGGTGAAGTTCGATTTTCTGGGCCTTCGCAACCTGACGGTGATTGCCGATACCCTTGTGCTGATTGCGGCCCAGGACGGCAGCCCGCCGGATCTTTCAACTCTGGAATTAAATGATCCGGATACCTACCGCCTGCTTGCATCCGGTAATACCACCGGTGTTTTCCAGCTTGAAAGCAGCGGCATGAAAGATTTGCTCGTCAGACTAAGACCGGAGTTTTTCGATGACGTCATCGCTCTGGTTGCGCTGTATCGTCCCGGTCCCCTTGACAGCGGCATGGTGGACGATTTTGTAGAAAGAAAGCACGGCAAAAGATCTGTTGAATACCTTGTTCCCCAGCTCGAGCCGATTCTGAAAGAAACATACGGCGTCATTGTTTATCAGGAACAGGTGATGAAAATTGCCAGCGATCTGGCCAATTATTCCATGGCTGAAGCCGATGATCTCAGAAAGGCGATGGGAAAGAAAATCCCTGAGATCATGGCCGAGCACAGAGAGCGCTTTATGCAGGGAGCCGTTGAAAACGGCATATCATCCGACAAAGCCGGCAAAATTTTTTACCTCATGGAAAAGTTCGGGGGATATGGGTTCAACAAGTCCCATAGCGCGGCATATGCGCTGATTGCCTATCAAACCGCCTATCTGAAAGCGCATTTTCCCGTGGAGTTCATGGCGTCCCTGCTCACCAGTGAAATGCATTCCACTGACGGCGTCGTCAAATATATTGCCGAATGCCGCAGCCAGGGCATTGAAATTCTTCCGCCGGATATCAATGAAAGTGGTAAAGAATTTATCGTTTCCGGTTCAAAGATACGGTTCGGGCTCGTTGCGGTTAAGAATGTCGGCGAAAGTGCCATTGATTACATTGTCGAGGCCAGAAAAGAGGGGAAATTTTCCACCTTGTTTGAATTTTGCGAACGCGTTGATCTTAAAAAAGTGAACAAACGGGTTATCGAGAGCCTGATTAAATGCGGCGCCTTTGATTCTACCGGCCAATACCGCAGCCGGATCCTGGCATCTTTGGAAGACAGTCTCGATTATGGACAACGGATCCAGCGGGAGCGTTCGGATCCCCAGATGGGATTATTCGATATGGAAGGCAGCCGGCCGGTCGTTAACTTTCCTTTGGTGCCCGAGATTGATGAGTGGGATGAAAACCAGATGCTGGCTTTCGAGAAGGAATCCTTGGGCTTCTATATCACCGGGCATCCCTTGTCCAGATATGAAGATGTGCTGGAAAAGTTCACCAATGCCAATTCTACGGCGCTGCAGGAACGAAACGACGGGGAAATTATCAGGATCGGCGGTATTGTCAGAAATACCAAAACGATCAAGACCAAAAAGGGCGACTTAATGGCCTTTGTTGTCATTGAGGATCTGCATGGCTCTGTTGAAGCCACGGTTTTTTCTTCAGTATATGTAAAAGTGTATGATTTGCTGATCGATGATAATCCGATCATTGTCCAAGGACCCTTGCAGAAGGATGAAAACTCGGTAAAAATTTTGGCAGATACCATTATACCCATGGAAAAAGCCGAGGAGACCTGGAGCGCAAGTATCCATTTTAAGCTTGATATTGCCAAAACAGATAAAGCCTCGCTGGTTCGATTACACGAAATTTTTAAAAGACACCCGGGAGCATGCCAAGGGTATCTTCACCTGCTGAGCCCCGGCAAAACAGAAACGATTGTCGCGCTGTCAGATGCTCTGAAACTAAGGGCCGGCCTGCCCTTGACCAACGAGGTTCATGGACTGCTCGGCTATCATGCCGTGGAAACCGTTTGCAGTCCGGTTGCGTCTGCCGTTAAAACCTGA
- the guaB gene encoding IMP dehydrogenase — protein MLKIPPEEAYSFDDVLLMPGYSDVLPKDVHTGTQLTKNITLNIPIVGAAMDTVTEARTSISLAREGGMGFIHRNMSIETQAVEVDKVKKSESGMIVDPVTIHPDQQVYEVLKLMEQYHISGVPVTKGDQLVGIVTNRDLRFETELEKKVSEVMTKDNLITVSEGITLEDSKKLLHKHRIEKLLVVDKNGRLIGMITIKDIEKIKKYPNACKDRMGRLRVGAAVGVGADMEERTEALLKAGADVILIDTSHGHSKNVIRAVNILKSNFKNIELIAGNVGTEGGARDLIKAGVDGVKIGIGPGSICTTRIVAGIGVPQITAIMNCKSICGKTGVPLIADGGIKFSGDITKAIAAGAHVVMIGGLFAGTEESPGELVIYQGRSYKVYRGMGSIEAMQKGSRDRYYQGDDFEGDKLVPEGIVGRVPYRGSLSDNVFQLVGGLKAGMGYVGCRTLEELREKARFMKISAAGMRESHVHDVIITKEAPNYRREFSTS, from the coding sequence ATGTTAAAAATACCGCCTGAAGAAGCTTATTCCTTTGACGATGTCTTGTTGATGCCTGGATATTCCGATGTATTACCCAAAGATGTTCATACCGGTACACAGCTGACCAAAAACATTACCCTCAATATCCCCATTGTCGGTGCTGCAATGGATACCGTTACAGAAGCACGAACGTCCATCAGCCTGGCTCGTGAAGGCGGCATGGGTTTTATTCACCGGAATATGAGTATCGAGACTCAGGCCGTGGAAGTTGACAAGGTCAAAAAATCTGAAAGCGGCATGATCGTCGATCCTGTAACGATTCACCCCGACCAGCAAGTTTATGAAGTCCTGAAATTGATGGAGCAGTATCATATTTCCGGAGTTCCGGTTACCAAGGGCGATCAACTCGTAGGTATCGTCACCAACAGGGATTTACGCTTTGAAACCGAACTTGAAAAGAAGGTTTCAGAGGTCATGACCAAGGATAACCTGATTACGGTTTCCGAAGGTATTACTCTGGAAGATTCCAAAAAGCTTTTGCATAAACACCGCATAGAAAAGCTTCTGGTGGTTGACAAAAATGGACGTCTAATCGGCATGATAACCATCAAAGACATTGAAAAGATAAAAAAATACCCGAATGCCTGCAAGGACAGGATGGGCAGGCTCAGAGTCGGTGCCGCCGTGGGTGTCGGTGCCGATATGGAGGAACGCACCGAAGCACTTTTGAAGGCCGGGGCCGATGTTATTTTAATCGACACGTCTCACGGTCATTCCAAAAATGTTATTCGAGCCGTTAACATCCTGAAAAGTAATTTTAAAAATATCGAACTGATTGCCGGGAACGTGGGTACGGAAGGCGGCGCCCGGGACCTTATTAAAGCCGGTGTTGACGGTGTCAAGATCGGTATTGGGCCCGGATCCATCTGTACCACCCGTATCGTGGCCGGTATCGGGGTTCCTCAGATTACCGCTATAATGAATTGTAAGTCTATCTGTGGCAAAACAGGTGTCCCCTTGATTGCGGACGGCGGCATCAAATTTTCGGGTGATATTACCAAAGCAATCGCTGCCGGAGCCCATGTGGTGATGATCGGCGGACTTTTTGCCGGAACCGAGGAAAGTCCGGGTGAGCTGGTTATTTACCAGGGCCGCAGCTACAAAGTCTATAGGGGTATGGGCTCCATTGAGGCCATGCAAAAGGGGAGCAGGGACAGATATTATCAGGGAGATGATTTTGAAGGCGACAAGCTGGTCCCGGAAGGTATCGTCGGACGAGTCCCCTACCGAGGCAGCCTGTCCGATAATGTTTTTCAGCTTGTTGGAGGATTAAAGGCCGGCATGGGATATGTGGGGTGCCGAACTCTGGAAGAACTCAGGGAAAAGGCCCGGTTCATGAAAATCAGCGCCGCAGGTATGCGTGAAAGCCATGTCCATGACGTCATCATTACTAAAGAGGCACCGAACTATCGCCGGGAATTTTCGACCTCATAG
- a CDS encoding (d)CMP kinase — translation MKRLLITIDGPAGAGKTTVSRMLADRLGYKYIDTGALYRGVALQAISAGLKPDDDAGLEKLCSTLKMTFVPGKQGLRLLSNDADITDSIRTPEITMVASAVSARAVVRRYLLDVQREMGREKAVVFEGRDMGTVVFPDADVKFYLDASLKTRALRRYKELAAGAFQMLDEVESSMKQRDENDSTRDLAPLKPAKDAIIIDSTDLPVKAVVERMLAYIEPCKRTHFPSASGPGRD, via the coding sequence ATGAAACGCCTGCTTATTACCATAGACGGTCCCGCCGGTGCAGGCAAAACGACGGTCAGCCGGATGCTTGCAGATCGCTTGGGCTATAAATATATCGATACCGGTGCGCTGTACAGGGGTGTAGCATTGCAAGCCATATCCGCGGGATTGAAGCCGGACGATGATGCGGGCCTGGAAAAGCTGTGCAGCACCCTGAAAATGACGTTTGTGCCGGGCAAGCAAGGTTTGCGTCTGTTATCGAATGATGCGGATATTACGGATAGCATCCGAACACCTGAAATAACAATGGTTGCTTCGGCGGTTTCCGCCAGAGCGGTTGTCAGAAGGTATCTTTTGGATGTGCAAAGGGAAATGGGACGCGAAAAGGCGGTTGTTTTCGAGGGGCGTGACATGGGTACGGTTGTGTTTCCTGATGCTGATGTAAAATTTTATCTGGATGCATCTTTAAAAACCAGGGCTCTCAGGCGCTACAAGGAATTGGCAGCCGGAGCCTTTCAAATGCTGGACGAGGTTGAGAGCAGTATGAAACAGCGGGATGAAAATGACAGTACCAGAGATTTGGCGCCTTTGAAACCGGCTAAGGATGCGATAATAATAGATTCTACTGATCTTCCTGTCAAAGCGGTTGTCGAACGGATGCTGGCGTATATCGAGCCTTGCAAGCGAACCCATTTTCCATCCGCCTCCGGTCCAGGGAGGGATTAA
- a CDS encoding threonylcarbamoyl-AMP synthase, whose translation MLIEINHRNPQQRLIAKVVEMIKKGGIIAYPTDTYYGIGCDIMNKKAIEKIYLLKQRNTTKPFSFICSGLKHISDYAKVSNYAYKTMKRLLPGPYTFVLEGSKLVPKIMLTKRKTAGIRVPDNSICLALVEALGNAIINTSASMPDGTIFFDPSLIHDFFQSSIDVVIDGGPVPGYPSSVISLMDDIPEVIREGRGDVSSFR comes from the coding sequence ATGCTGATTGAAATCAACCATAGGAACCCCCAGCAGCGACTCATCGCCAAGGTTGTTGAGATGATTAAAAAGGGCGGTATCATTGCCTATCCGACCGACACGTATTATGGTATCGGCTGCGATATCATGAACAAAAAGGCTATAGAGAAAATATACCTTTTAAAGCAGCGGAATACCACCAAGCCCTTTAGCTTTATCTGTTCAGGGCTCAAACATATCAGTGATTATGCCAAGGTTTCAAACTATGCTTACAAGACCATGAAGCGACTTTTGCCGGGCCCCTATACGTTTGTTCTCGAGGGTTCGAAACTGGTCCCCAAAATCATGCTGACCAAGCGCAAAACCGCCGGAATACGGGTGCCGGATAATTCGATCTGCCTGGCGCTGGTCGAAGCACTGGGAAATGCGATTATCAACACCAGTGCATCAATGCCGGACGGTACGATTTTTTTCGACCCATCGCTGATCCATGATTTTTTTCAATCCAGCATTGATGTCGTCATCGATGGAGGACCCGTTCCGGGATATCCTTCCAGTGTTATATCACTGATGGATGACATCCCCGAAGTCATTCGCGAAGGCCGGGGCGACGTCAGTAGTTTCAGATAA